From the Hordeum vulgare subsp. vulgare chromosome 1H, MorexV3_pseudomolecules_assembly, whole genome shotgun sequence genome, the window TTGGCCTGCTTGGTCGCCCTTTTCTGCGGCGGCTTGGGCAGGGTTCGCAACGGGCAGGGCAGGTGGGGGCAGAAGGGCTGGAGGTAGGCGACGAAGCAGGAGTGGAGGCCGGTGCGGGAGCCCATACATGGAATTTTACAAGCGGAAAATATTGCCGGTTGTATATTACTGAACACCGATAATATACAGTTGTAATTATTTACATTTATAAGATTTCACCGACAATCCAAACGCAGCCTCATATGAATCAGAAGGcttcaaagaaaataaaatactacAAAAATCTTATCTTATAGAATTCCTATGAAAATCCTCCGCTCAAAggagccctactactactacggtGAAGGCTGACTTGTGTGCATCTCTTGGTGGTCGGCAGTGGGAAACAATCAAACATGCATGTCTATTACCCCATTTAGTATTTATTTTGGAGGACGGGGCGAGCATTGCGTTTTTTTAAGTAGGAGTAGGTGGCAAGGTAATTAGCGCTAATCTGTTTATGTAATCATTGGTTGACGGCTGAGTTAAGTTAAAGCAGTACACGTACAGTGAAGGCTGACTTCTGTGGCCGTACGTGTTACTTGTGGTGCACTTTGGGACGTCGAGTTCATATGCACAAGCAGCCGTCGGAACAACGCTGCCGCTCCTTTTCGCGTCGCCAGTCAGTCAGCCAGATCTGAACTGACGCGTCTGCGTTTGTTTCTGACTCAACAGCGCAGCCACAGCCCGtggcgaaagaattcttgatttTCAAGTGCACCATCATAGCCCATGTGGTGTCACTGGTGTGCGCTGCTTTCTTGCTGAGCCGAGGAAAAACGGACGGCCAAGGCAGCAAGCTTTACTTGGCTCGACGGTGAAGTGAAGTGAAATGGAATACATCAATCAATCCAGGGCGGCACGCACGATGAGGGCCCCCCGGcggtggcgacggcgacggcaaggaggaacgagcggcggcgACGTGCTCTGCTGCTGCTCTTCTGTGCCCACAGCTTCAAATGTGGTGGCCAAGGAAGGAAGCAAAGCAACCCGTCCGTCCGGCTCACGTCAAGCGACGATCGATCTGCGTACCGGCGTATGCAGCCTTTCGGTCTCGGCGGGCGGCCCCGCGCCGCAAGACCACGCTTTCGGTCGCCGCATCACCATGCCGACGCGATTCTCGGCGGCTGCTCAACGTAGAGTACCGGTACTACGTATAGATCATGGCGGCGTGCGGAGGGCATTGCATCGCGTGTGCTGCGGCGAGCCAGCGAACATGTCCAGCAGAGGAGACGCCCGGGAGATATTTACTTGCTGGGAATGTTCTCTCCGGTGTTGAGCTTTCGCTGTAATTGATAGTGAAGCGTTCGCGAACCGTACCAGGCTACGTACCAGCCGTGAATTCTCTCTCCTTTGTATTCAGTTCAGAAACGAATTTGCTGCTGCCGCCGCGTTGAGGAGGAGTGTTTCCGGCAGTGCATCGGTTTTAGATGGATGCTGGTGGTGGACTTGGCCAACCACAGTGCCCAAGTACCAACCGTGGCCAACTCCGTTCTGCTGCAGCCGCTGACCTCGACGGCCGATTCGTTTACACCAGGGACGTGGGCAACCAACCCAGCAGAATGCTCCATTTCAAACAGTTCGTCTCGCAACGACCGACCAAGGCTTTGACAAGTGCTATACTGGCGAGTACGTAGTACCTTCCAAGAATCCTCGGCTGAGCTCAAAACGCGAGAGATTCGACACGGTTTTTGCCTTTTCCCTGCTCCTAAACAAGATTATTTGACGCCGGTAGTCAGAATTGACGGAGCGCTAAGCTTAGTCAGGTCAACCTTTCCCGAGACCCGAAGGAGCTTGCTTCCCACGCCTTTTCGGCTCTGGATTTCCCAATCCCCGCACGCACACGCCAAATGCCTTCCATGTTCTAAACTCGCAATCGCCCCAACTTTTCTTCACCACAAAGTACAAAGCCTTCctttctccccctccctccacttcctatatatacgcACGCCTGCCAAAAAAAGAACCCATCAGAAATTCAGCAGGCCAcaagcaagctcgagatcatcagAGTCCCAATTCGCAACACagaagaaaggaaagaagagAAGATGGCCATGTCCACCGTGGGCAAGCAATGGACGCGCGTGCGCACGCTCGGCCGCGGCGCGTCGGGGGCCGAGGTCTTCCTCGCCGCGGACGACGCCTCCGGGGAGCTCTTCGCGGTCAAGTCCGCCGCGGGGGCGGCCTGCGCGGCGGCGCTCAGGAAGGAGCGGTGCGTGATGGCTACCCTCAGCTCCCCGCGCATCGTATCTTGCATCGGCGGCCGTGGCGCCGGCGACGGCTCTTACCAGCTCTTCCTCGAGTTTGCCCCCGGCGGCTCGCTGGCTGAGCAGGTGGCGAGCAACGGGAGGCTCGACGAGCGCTCCGTCCGTGGCTACGCGCTCGACGTGGCGGCCGGGCTTGCGTACCTGCACGCAGCCGGGATGGTCCACGGGGACGTCAAGTCGAGGAACGTCGTCATCGGCGCCGACGGCCGCGCCAAGCTCGCGGATTTCGGGTGCTCGAGGAAGTCGGGCGCTGACGTGCCAATCATCGGCGGCACCCCGGCGTTCATGGCGCCGGAGGTGGCGCGGGGCGAGGAGCAGGGCCCCGCGGCAGATGTCTGGGCGCTCGGCTGTATGGTTGTTGAGATGGCCACTGGACACGCGCCGTGGAGCGGCATGGACGGCAACGCGCTCGCGGCGCTGCACCGGATCGGGTATACGGAGGCCATGCCCGAGGTTCCCGAATGGTTGTCCGCCGACGGGAAGGACTTCTTGGCCAGCTGCCTTGTCAGGCAGGCCAGCGGCCGGTGCACCGCGGCGCAGCTGCTGGAGCACCCGTTCTTGGCCTCCGCCATCGTCGAGGCGAAGCCGCAAGCCGTGGCGAGCAAGTGGGTGTCGCCAAAGAGCACCCTGGACGCAGCATTTTGGGAGTCAGAGTCCGACAGTGAGGAGGCGGAGCACGACAGCACGGCCGAGGTGAGGATCAGGGCATTGGCCTGCCCTGCGTCGGCGCTCCCGGACTGGGACTCCGACGAGGGATGGATCGATGTGCTCTCCGCGCCAACCGTGGCACCCGAGGCAGCGGCCGACGAGACGACAGACATGGACGACGAGGCGATCACAAATGAAGAACCCAGCGGCGCAGAGCCCGGCGTTCTCGGCATTATCGTGGACCAGGAGCGCAGCGGTGTCGTCAGTGCGGTAGAAGGGTACTCTGATTCAGTCAGGCACAGTCGTAGGCATCGGTGTTTGGGTGATTTAGCTTCTCACCAAATATTATCGTGTAAATCGTGTTTTTGCAACAGAATCAGCAATGCAAAAGATTTCGTTCTTGCACAAGCACTCTGTAGTTTGTTTGTCCGCTCATGCTTCCACCTCTACCCTCATTGCGACACGTTCGATCGGGCGCGGATGAAATTGACATGCTACTTCGCCGGTGCAAACCAGTACCACGTGGCGTGGCCATGACTCTGACGACTCTGATGGAGGAAATCTGGCGTGAATTTGCAAGCTTGCCGGCCACGCCGCACACAGGAGCTTCCACCGTGAAAAGTAAGTAGTAACGACACGGAAAGCGCAGCGTCACAGCAGCACACGCACTAGAATAGAAATTGAAACGACCTCTAGAAAAAAAAATTACTCTTTTTTTAGACAAAGAAAGAAAGTACCCCTTGCTATGCTACATCGCACAACAAGTCAAAAACTATATATTAGGTTACGTGGGTCCACCAGAGCTGACGGGCCGACCGGTGAAAGCGAGGCCTTTTGGACAAGTGAACGTCGCGTCCAGAAATTGCTTCGCCAGGTGGGGATCCATCCAGCCAGCCACGAGCGCCCTCCTCCGCCCgcgtcccctcgccgccgcccgacgcactCGCCGACTCGTCGTGCACTTCTCTATCGCGTGTGTGCTGCGTGTCGGAGCATCTGACTCTTATGTGTGCACCATGCTCTTCGTTCTTTCAAGCGTGCTTCTAGACTTATAAAAAGGCCATCAAAACCATGATCATCCTGATTCAATCCGAGTTTTAGAAGGAGAGAAATAAATGCATTTTCAGAAATAAGGTAGTAGCACTAACAAACATCATCACATCCATCACAAGAACTTTTGAGTTTTGGCGTCAAGCAGGACCAGTTTTTTTGGAGCACCCCTTTGAAGACCCGTCGTGAAAATTTTGCATGGT encodes:
- the LOC123401415 gene encoding mitogen-activated protein kinase kinase kinase 17-like, which produces MAMSTVGKQWTRVRTLGRGASGAEVFLAADDASGELFAVKSAAGAACAAALRKERCVMATLSSPRIVSCIGGRGAGDGSYQLFLEFAPGGSLAEQVASNGRLDERSVRGYALDVAAGLAYLHAAGMVHGDVKSRNVVIGADGRAKLADFGCSRKSGADVPIIGGTPAFMAPEVARGEEQGPAADVWALGCMVVEMATGHAPWSGMDGNALAALHRIGYTEAMPEVPEWLSADGKDFLASCLVRQASGRCTAAQLLEHPFLASAIVEAKPQAVASKWVSPKSTLDAAFWESESDSEEAEHDSTAEVRIRALACPASALPDWDSDEGWIDVLSAPTVAPEAAADETTDMDDEAITNEEPSGAEPGVLGIIVDQERSGVVSAVEGYSDSVRHSRRHRCLGDLASHQILSCKSCFCNRISNAKDFVLAQALCSLFVRSCFHLYPHCDTFDRARMKLTCYFAGANQYHVAWP